In one Macadamia integrifolia cultivar HAES 741 unplaced genomic scaffold, SCU_Mint_v3 scaffold1289, whole genome shotgun sequence genomic region, the following are encoded:
- the LOC122063312 gene encoding uncharacterized protein At2g29880-like has translation MSTSKQAVNETAKWSQANVDTLIVLMVEEVKKGNRTTSTFNKAGWNNIANNFKEKIGVNYAIIQLKNKVNKLRQDYSQFKKLLETTGFGWDTASRTCTVDDESIWESHIKDNPTWARFKKHGLPQWPELCMVFGDTYADGEGSGTQKIMLETLAADDDRNMIESCDESSSADEITPLGDTQTEAVEKKPATKHRHDRTPNAKRRRSKSNDWSMAFKAI, from the exons atgtCAACTTCAAAACAAGCAGTTAATGAGACTGCAAAATGGAGCCAAGCAAATGTAGACACCCTTATTGTTCTGATGGTAGAGGAagttaagaaaggaaataggacTACTTCGACTTTTAATAAAGCTGGTTGGAACAACATTGCCaataacttcaaagaaaaaattgggGTCAACTATGCCATTATACAGTTGAAGAACAAAGTGAACAAACTGAGGCAGGATTATAGTCAGTTTAAGAAGCTATTGGAGACAACTGGTTTTGGTTGGGATACTGCTTCAAGAACTTgtactgttgatgatgaatccatCTGGGAATCGCATATTAAG gataaccctacttgggcacgaTTTAAGAAGCATGGACTACCACAATGGCCAGAACTATGTATGGTATTTGGTGATACATATGCAGACGGCGAAGGAAGTGGgactcaaaaaatcatgttggaAACTTTGGCGGCCGATGATGATAGGAATATGATTGAATCTTGTGATGAGTCAAGTTCCGCTGATGAAATTACTCCATTAGGTGACACTCAAACTGAAGCAGTGGAAAAAAAGCCAGCTACTAAGCATAGGCATGATAGGACTCCAAAtgcgaaaaggaggaggagTAAGTCTAATGATTGGTCAATGGCATTCAAGGCAATTTAA